CCTCGTTTCCCTTCGCGTCGAAAAAGCGCACGAAGAGTCTGTAGTCCAGCCCGCTTTCCCCTACGGTGGTCGTCCCCGATACCGTATCCCGGCTCCGGTAGGTCTTGAAGATGTCGGAGTCGCTTCTCCAGGCCTCCCGATCCAGCCTCGCCGCGGCCACATACTCCGGATGGACCGAAAGCAGGGGATTGACCTCGATGCTGGCTGCGTCCACCCCGGCAAAAAAGGTGTTGATCCCCGCCGAGGCCAGGATTCCGGAGGTGTCGTTGGAGAAGGCGAAGGCCCAGCCCTCCCGGGCCTGAAAGACCAGATGCCCGTCGCGCACCAGGGCCCGGACGCTCGCGGCGGGGGTAAATCCCGCGGAGCTAAGGGCGTCGTTGATCTGGCGGACCACATCCTCAAGGGTGGCGTCTGCGGGAAGCGCAAACTCTACCCTCACCGGCGTAATGTTCCCGTCCGGATCCTTCACCCACAGGAAAAGGCTTCCGTTGCGGTTGAGATCCCGAAAGAAAGGGAGGTTCTTGAGGTAATCCGCGGTCTGATAAAGTCCCTTCAGTTCTCCGGTAAAGAACTCAAGGCCCACCCCTTCGGAATGGACCTGATTTACCGCCCGGATGAATTCCTCGGCAAATCGGGAGAGCTTACCGACCAGGTTGAGCTCCTCCACCCGGTAGTTCAGGGAGGGGTCGTCGAACCGTCCGAAGTCGAGGGCGGTCCGGGTGAAGGTAAAGGAGAGTTGCCCGGAACCCCGGTAGGCATCCCTTATGAGGAGCCGGCCGTCGTGGATTTCGGCGGTTACGGTGAAACCGAAGGCCCTTTCGACTTCGTCGAGGAGGTCCCGCACGGTCTGCCGCTCCGGGTCGGTAACGGTGAAGGAACCGGAAACGGCATTTCCGAAGTGATCCGTTCCCTCGAAACGAAACACCTCTCCCGAGCCTATTCCCAGTTCCCGGAAGGTGGTGTTCTCGGTGAGGGGGAGACCGTCGGGGCGGATTACCGCCCGGGTGGAGGAGACATACTCGTGGTTCCACTCGTCGGAGATCTGTTCCACGATGCGGAGCCAGCCCCCCAGTTCTCCTCCGGCGATCTCCTTTCCGGTGAGTCGGGCTCTCTCCCCCTGGTGCCCCACCCAGTAGACCTCCGTTCCGGAGATCTCGAGCTGCCAGGCCCGATCCACATCCACCAGGTTGAAACCCCGCCCCAGGATCACATTGTAGGCCCCGTCCTTGTTTTCGAAGTAGCGGATGGGGGCCAGCTTGGCCAGTTCGGCCACCAGACGGTCGCGCTGATCCCGGAGGTCGTTGGCCTCGTGACCTCCGGTTTCCGCGGCGGTGATCTGAAGATTGATCTCGGCGATCTGGCGGGCCAGATCGTTTATGCGATCCACGGTGTTGCGAAGCTTGAGTCCGATGTTGTTCTCCAGATCCCGCAGGGCCTGGAACTTGGAGCGAAGACTTTCGGCCACGAGTTTCCCCTTCTCCACCACGAGACGCCTTTCCGCGAAGCCCTCGGGGCGATTGGAAAGAGTCTGCCAGGCGGAGAAGAAGTCGTTTACGAGCTTGGAAAGCCCGAGGTCCCCGGTTTCGTTAAAGATGCTCTCCACCAGTCGCAGACCCGTTTCCTCCGCGGAGACCAGGCCCAGGTCCGAGCGTTTGAAGTTCAGGTTGGCCTCGATGAAGGCGTCGAAGTAGCGTTTGATCTGATCTATCTTTACCCCGCTTCCGATGGGCCCCACCGGAGAGGGCGAGGGGGGATAGGGGGTGGTGATCACCTTCTGACGGCTGTAGCCCTCGGTGTCCACATTGGCCACATTGTGGCTGGTGACCTGAACCTGGGTCTGGAAGGCCAGGAGAGCGTTCTTGGCGATGTTGAGGGCGCTGGAAAGCCCGGCCATTTCTCAGGCCTCCCGGGAGATCAGGCGGGCCTCGCCGGAAGCGGCCTTGCCGTAGCCGGCCTCCGGGGTCATGGCCCGCCGCAGGATGGCAAAGGCCTCCTCCACGAAAGAGAGCCCCGCCTCGATCAGGGCCTTGTTGCGTTCGTTCAGGTGCAAGATTTCTTTAAGAAGCTCCCGGTCCTCCTCCGAAAGGCCTTCCTCCCGGGCCTTCTCCACCAGACGGGCCTTGTAGGAAGCCGTCCGGAGCACGCTCTCGATGGCTCCCCTGAGCAGAGCCTCGCGCTCCTCCTCCAGGGCCTTTTTCAGTTCCATCAGGGTCTTTTTAGCCATCACCTACCTCCTTTTTCGGCATGTTGAGAAAGATCCTTTAATTCCGCGTACTTGGCGAGCTGACGATAGAGGAGATCCGCAATGCCCAGGCCGTGGCCGGAAAGGTCCCGGGCCAGCTCCTGATAGTAAAAATCGCGGTAAATCCTGGCCTCCAGGGTCTCGGGAAAGAATCCGCTGCGCATGACCGTGCGCTCGAGCCCCCGGAGAAGGGTTTCCAGGAAGATGGCCTCGAATTCCCGGCAGGCCTCCCGCAGGGCCCGATCCGGATCCCGGCGGGCCAGGTTTTCCAGACGATAGAGGTCTTCAAAACCTTCACCTCGTACCCTCACGATCTCCTCCCTCAGATGATTACCAGTTCGGCCTGGAGGGCTCCGGCGGCCTTTATGGCCTGAAGCACGGCGATGAGGTCTCTGGGGGTGGCTCCCACGGCGTTGAGCGCCCGCACCAGCTCGCCTATGCTGGCCCCCTCCTCGAGCACCACGATGCGGGCCTTCTGCTCCCGGGCCCGGATCTGGGTTCGCGGCACCACCGCGGTCTGTCCCCCGGCGAAGGGTTGCGGCTGAACCACCTGAGGGGTCTCCCGTATCTCCACGGAGAGGTTGCCGTGGGCCACCGCCACCCTGGAGATGCGCACATTCTCCCCCATGACCACCGTGCCGGTGCGTTCGTCGATGACCACCCGGGCGGGCATATCCGGTTCCACCTCAAGCTCTCCCACCCGGGCCAGCAACTCCACCACCCGCCCCCGGTAGGCCGGGGGCACCGCGAGCCGCAGGGTGCGTCCGTCGAGGGCGCTGGCGTAAGGGCCGTGAAGGGCGGCGTTGATGGCGGAAACCGCCCGGGAAACCGTGGTGAAGTCGGTTACCCGAAAGGAAAGGAGGAGATGATCCCTTCCGTTGAGGTTCACCGGGACGGCTCTTTCCACCACGGCCCCGTTGGGGACCCTTCCCACGGTGGGATGATTGACCTGCACCGCCGCCCCGGCCCCGGCGGCCCCGAACCCCCCTATGGAGACCGGTCCCTGAGCCAGGGCGTAGACCTTTCCGTCCGGCCCCCGAAGCGGGGTGAGAAGAAGCGTTCCCCCCTGGAGGCTCTTGGCATCGCCTATGGAGGAGACCAGCACATCGATCCTCTGTCCGGGTTTCACGAAGGGAGGCAGCTCCGCCGTGACCATCACCGCCGCCACATTCTTGAGCTTGACCTGGGCCCGGGGGACACGGATCCCGAAACGCTCGAGCATGTTCACCACCGATTGCACCGTGAACTTGGTCTGGTCGCCGTCACCGGTCCCCTTGAGCCCCACCACCAGACCGTAGCCCACCAGCTGATTGGCCCGCACCCCCTCCACGGTGACCAGGTCCTTGATGCGGGCCCCCTGAAGCGTTCCGCAAAGGATCAGGAGGGAAACTATGACCAGAAGTCCCTTGCGCATACCGCTTCCCTCCTCAAAAAAGCCATATCCAGTGGAGGATCTGGGCCACCCAGCCCGGGCCCCGGACGATCTCCTTGTTCGGACCGCGACCGCTGTACTCCAGCGTCACATCCGAAAGCTGCGTGGAAAGGACCGAGTTGTCGGCGTCTATGTCCTGGGGACGCACGATCCCGGTGAGCACGATGTATTCCAGGTCGGCATCCTGCTTGACCACCCGTTTGGCCTGCACCACCAGGTTTCCGTTGGGAAGCACCTTCACCACCCGGGCCGTGATGGTGGCCTTGATGTCGGTCTTGCGGCTCTGCTGGCTCTGGGCGTTGAGGTTGTATTGATAAGAGGAGTCGAACATCTGGCTCGAGGAAAAACGCGGGTTGTGCTGTTCCACATACTTTTCGAAGCCCAGAAGTCTGGCTATTCCCGCCTTGAGACCGGTGGAGCGGCTGCCCTTGTTGGCCACCTGCTGGCTGCTCTGGTAGTTTTCCACGATCTTGATGGTTACGAGATCCCCCACCCGCCGGGCCCGGTGATCCTCGAAGATGTAAACCCCTCCACCGGAAAACAGGGACCCTTCCGAAAGGGGTTTGCTCTCCCCGGTGGAGGCGAGTTCCGGCACCTGCGGCGGCGGAGGGGGAACGATGGCCGCGGGTTGCCGGTAGGCGCAGGAGGCCGCAAGCACCAGTACGAGCATAAGTCCTCCGAGCCTCATCAGAAGCTCACCTCCACGGTCTGGGAGTCCACCACCCGGGCGTAGATCTCCCGTTTGCTCGATAGGTTTCTCACCCGGATGATCTCTCCGGGCCGTCCGTCCTGACGGGCCAGGCCCTTGGCGGTTACGGTAAGGAACCGTCCCCGGGCCACGATCTTTACGATCTGGTTGCGCCGGATCACCGGGGGCACCTCGAGCTGGGAGGCCCGGAGGGGACGGCCCGCGGGAATACCGTAGCGGGCCATCTTGCCCACCGCCTCCCGGGGATCAGAGAGCACATCCTGAGGCAACCCGGTGAGCGGCCTCTTCTCCACGGCGAGATCTCCGGCCCCGAGCACCGTGCCCCGGGCCACCGGCCGTTTGAGAACCACCACCGGTACCCGGACCTCCACATATCCCAGGACCCGCACCCGGGCCACGAGCCGACCGCCCACCAGATAGTCCACCAGGAGGGTGTTGGATCCGGGTCGGGGAGGGGAGACCGGATGTACCTTCTCCACCGCCCCGTCCGGGACCTCCAGCGGGGTGGGCTCCGCGGAAAGACGCACCACCTCCACATCCTCGGCCGGCCAGGGCAGGGCCTCCACCACCACCCTGCGGAAGAGGGCCCGAAAGTGGTCTTCATCCAGGGTTTCCGCCCTCACGAAACTTCCGGTCCAGACCAGAACCAGGAAGGTCCAGGCCCCAAGGAAACCCAGGAAAGCGAGCACTTTCAGCAGTTCAAGGGTTTTCTCCCTCATGGTGAACCCTACCTCTTGAGGTTGTTGGCCATCTCAAGCATCTGGTCCGCGGTGAGGATGCCCTTGGAGTTGGCCTCGTAGGCCCGCTGGGTGATGATCATCTTCACCATCTCCTCCACCACATCCACATTGGACATCTCGAGGTATCCCTGGGCGATGGTGCCCAGGCCCTGGGTGCCGGGGTTGCCCTCGATGGGGTCTCCGGCGGCGTCCGTGGCCCGGTAAAGATTGCGTCCGATGGGTTCAAGCCCCGCGGGATTGACGAAGTCGTAGAGAAGGAGCTGGGTCTGGGCCAGGGTGTTTCCGTTGGCGTCCAGGGCGGAGATCATCCCGTCGGGGGTTACCTCTATACGGACCGTCCCCGCCGGGACCACGAACTCCGGCTGCAACCGTGCCCCGTTCGCGGTAACGATGTAACCGTCCCGGTCGATCTTGAAATTCCCGGCCCGGGTGTAAAGCTCCTCCCCGTTCACCAGGACCTTGAAGAAACCCCGGCCCTCGATGGCCCAGTCGAGCTCCTGATTGGTCTGCTGGTACTCGCCCTGGGTGAAGAGTTTGTGCACCGCCACGGGTCTTACCCCCAGTCCGATCTCCATGCCCACCGGCACCTGCGTGCCCTCCGCGGTCATGGCTCCGGCCATCTTGAGCTTCTGGTAGAAGAGGTCCTCGAAGTCCACCCGGCTTTTCTTGAACCCGGGGGTGTTCACATTGGCCAGGTTGTTGGCGATGGTGTCGAGCTGAAGCTGTTGCCCCTGCATCCCGGTGGCCGCGCTCCACAGGGCCCGAATCATGGGTTCACCTCCTTTATTAGACTCGTCCGGCGGTCTCAAGCAGACGGCCCGTGGCCTCGTCCGAGGACCGCAGGGCCTTCTGCACCGCCTCGAATTCCCGGTGAATCTCGATGAGGTGGACCACCTCCGTCAGGGGATTGACATTGGACTTTTCCAGATACCCCTGACGGAGCTGGAAGTTTTCCGCGGGTCTTTCCCGGGCCCCTTCGGCCCGAAAGAGATTCCGTCCCACCTTGCGGAGCTTTCCGAGGTCGTCGAAGGTGACTATGTCCAGCCTGGCCACGGTGGTTCCGTCCACGGAGATGGTCCCGTCGTCGTGGATCTGGATCCTTTCCTCGGGGAGGGTAATGAGGCCTCCGCGGGCCAGTCCCGGATCCAGGATCACCGGCGCACCGTTAGCCAGGACCGGGTACCCCTGGGGCGTAACCAGGCGGTGTTCCCGATCCAGGACGAAGTTTCCGGCCCGGGTGTAAGCCACGCCCTCCGGGGTGAGGACCTTGAAGAAACCCTCCCCCACTATGGCCACATCCAGGGGATTGCCCGTGTGCTCCACCTCTCCCTGGGAAAAGTCCGTGTATTCCCTGATTTCCTTGTAGATGCGACGATATCGGGGACCGATCTTGCGCATGAGGTATTCGTGAAAGGTGACCCCGTCGCGCTTGAAGCCCGGGGTGTCCACATTGGCCAGGTTGTTGGTGGTCACCGCCAGCCGCCTCTCGAGAAGCCTTCCGGCCTCAAGCCCCTCCAGTAACCCCAGCTGTGGATTGACCTTCAACCCGCGCATGGCGTAGAAATGTTTCGCAACCTTCGTGCCATACCCTCCTCAAAAATAGGATCCGATCCCATTTTTATGTATTAGTGGGGTAAATCCGTTCTAAATAACGGGGTTTATCCTCCAGAATTCCTGGAAGAGGGGACTAATGAAAATAGGATCCGATCCTGTTTTTGAGGGAAGGGGAAGGGTTTTCCGGGGGAGGGTGGAAAATTTTTCCTACCGGAGGGGAAGGATCCCGCGGAGGGGAGGCGGAAGGATCTCCCGGAGTTTTTCCCTGATACGCTCCTCCGCGGGACGGGAACGCAGGATCAACCGGGGGTGCCGGTAAGGCCCCTTGAGGTGCACGGTGAGCTGGACTTCTCCCCGTGCGTT
The window above is part of the Thermosulfurimonas sp. F29 genome. Proteins encoded here:
- a CDS encoding flagellar protein FlgN encodes the protein MAKKTLMELKKALEEEREALLRGAIESVLRTASYKARLVEKAREEGLSEEDRELLKEILHLNERNKALIEAGLSFVEEAFAILRRAMTPEAGYGKAASGEARLISREA
- a CDS encoding rod-binding protein, encoding MRVRGEGFEDLYRLENLARRDPDRALREACREFEAIFLETLLRGLERTVMRSGFFPETLEARIYRDFYYQELARDLSGHGLGIADLLYRQLAKYAELKDLSQHAEKGGR
- a CDS encoding flagellar basal body P-ring protein FlgI, which produces MRKGLLVIVSLLILCGTLQGARIKDLVTVEGVRANQLVGYGLVVGLKGTGDGDQTKFTVQSVVNMLERFGIRVPRAQVKLKNVAAVMVTAELPPFVKPGQRIDVLVSSIGDAKSLQGGTLLLTPLRGPDGKVYALAQGPVSIGGFGAAGAGAAVQVNHPTVGRVPNGAVVERAVPVNLNGRDHLLLSFRVTDFTTVSRAVSAINAALHGPYASALDGRTLRLAVPPAYRGRVVELLARVGELEVEPDMPARVVIDERTGTVVMGENVRISRVAVAHGNLSVEIRETPQVVQPQPFAGGQTAVVPRTQIRAREQKARIVVLEEGASIGELVRALNAVGATPRDLIAVLQAIKAAGALQAELVII
- a CDS encoding flagellar basal body L-ring protein FlgH → MLVLVLAASCAYRQPAAIVPPPPPQVPELASTGESKPLSEGSLFSGGGVYIFEDHRARRVGDLVTIKIVENYQSSQQVANKGSRSTGLKAGIARLLGFEKYVEQHNPRFSSSQMFDSSYQYNLNAQSQQSRKTDIKATITARVVKVLPNGNLVVQAKRVVKQDADLEYIVLTGIVRPQDIDADNSVLSTQLSDVTLEYSGRGPNKEIVRGPGWVAQILHWIWLF
- the flgA gene encoding flagellar basal body P-ring formation chaperone FlgA, giving the protein MREKTLELLKVLAFLGFLGAWTFLVLVWTGSFVRAETLDEDHFRALFRRVVVEALPWPAEDVEVVRLSAEPTPLEVPDGAVEKVHPVSPPRPGSNTLLVDYLVGGRLVARVRVLGYVEVRVPVVVLKRPVARGTVLGAGDLAVEKRPLTGLPQDVLSDPREAVGKMARYGIPAGRPLRASQLEVPPVIRRNQIVKIVARGRFLTVTAKGLARQDGRPGEIIRVRNLSSKREIYARVVDSQTVEVSF
- the flgG gene encoding flagellar basal-body rod protein FlgG; translation: MIRALWSAATGMQGQQLQLDTIANNLANVNTPGFKKSRVDFEDLFYQKLKMAGAMTAEGTQVPVGMEIGLGVRPVAVHKLFTQGEYQQTNQELDWAIEGRGFFKVLVNGEELYTRAGNFKIDRDGYIVTANGARLQPEFVVPAGTVRIEVTPDGMISALDANGNTLAQTQLLLYDFVNPAGLEPIGRNLYRATDAAGDPIEGNPGTQGLGTIAQGYLEMSNVDVVEEMVKMIITQRAYEANSKGILTADQMLEMANNLKR
- the flgF gene encoding flagellar basal-body rod protein FlgF; translation: MRGLKVNPQLGLLEGLEAGRLLERRLAVTTNNLANVDTPGFKRDGVTFHEYLMRKIGPRYRRIYKEIREYTDFSQGEVEHTGNPLDVAIVGEGFFKVLTPEGVAYTRAGNFVLDREHRLVTPQGYPVLANGAPVILDPGLARGGLITLPEERIQIHDDGTISVDGTTVARLDIVTFDDLGKLRKVGRNLFRAEGARERPAENFQLRQGYLEKSNVNPLTEVVHLIEIHREFEAVQKALRSSDEATGRLLETAGRV